CCAAACGAGTTCGAGCTGGGGCTCGGCGTGAGAAAAGCAATATACGTTCCCTTCCCCCAGGCGGTCCCCAACACTTACACTATAGATAGGGATAAGTGCATAGAGTGCGAGTTGTGCACCAAGGTCTGCGAGGCCAAAGCAATAGACTTCAACATGCAGGACAAGGAGATCGAGATTGAAGCCGGAACGATAATAGTGGCGACTGGATATGACATCTTCCAGCCCTACGAAATGTACCAGTACGGCTATGGCAGGTACGAGAACGTGATAACTTCTCTCCACATGGAGAGGCTCCTCAGCGCATCTGGGCCAACTGGAGGAAAGGTGATTGTCCCGTCGAGTGGTGAGAAGCCCAAGCGCGTAGCTTTCGTTCAGTGTGTGGGCTCAAGGGACGAGCACTACTTCCCCTACTGCTCGAGGGTTTGTTGCATGTACAGCTTGAAACACGCGAGACAGATAAAGGAGAAGTACCCTGACACCGAAGTGTACATCTTCTTCATAGACGTGAGAGCTTTCGGCAAGGGTTACGAGGAGTTCTACGAGATGGCTGCCAGAGAGTACGATGTGAAGATAGTAAGGGGCAAAGTGGCTGAGATATACGAGGACCCGAAGACCAAGAAATTACTCGTTAGGGCTGAAGACAGCCTTGTAGGCGAGCCCATAGAAATGGAGTTCGACATGGTTGTTCTCGCCACAGCAGTCAAGCCAAGTGCGGGAGCTGAAAAGATACAGCAGATACTGAAGCTCTCTAGAAGCGCGGACGGATTCTTCCTAGAAGCCCACCCCAAGCTGAGACCAGTAGACACGTTCACTGACGGAGTATTTGTGGCAGGTATGGCCCAAGGTCCGAAGGATATACCGGACACCGTGGCGCAGGCTAAGGGTGCGGCTGCGAGGGCTGCAGCTCTCATGGGCAAGGGAGAGGTCGCGATAGAGCCGTACTACGCCGTGGTCAACGAGGAAATATGCTCCGGGTGCAAGACGTGCTCCGGGATCTGCCCATACGGGGCAATAAGCTACAACGAGGACGGCAGAGCAGTAATAAACAGCGCTCTATGCAAGGGCTGCGGTGCATGCGCGGCAGCATGCCCA
This window of the Candidatus Jordarchaeales archaeon genome carries:
- a CDS encoding CoB--CoM heterodisulfide reductase iron-sulfur subunit A family protein, with the translated sequence MSDKKGAENVRIGVFVCHCGTNIAGVINVEELVKYASKLPGVVVAKDYRFMCSDPGQNMIKEAIRDYKLNRVVVAACSPRLHEETFRKAVEAAGLNPFLFEMANIREHSSWVHMRRPKEALEKAKDLIRMAVAKVRVSEPLEVKMVPVKGTCVIIGGGVAGISAALDLADAGFKVHLVESSPSIGGRMAQLDKTFPTMDCSACILTPLMVMVARHPNITLHAYSEVVSVDGYVGNFKVKIREKSRYVKKEACTGCGLCTDVCPVHVPNEFELGLGVRKAIYVPFPQAVPNTYTIDRDKCIECELCTKVCEAKAIDFNMQDKEIEIEAGTIIVATGYDIFQPYEMYQYGYGRYENVITSLHMERLLSASGPTGGKVIVPSSGEKPKRVAFVQCVGSRDEHYFPYCSRVCCMYSLKHARQIKEKYPDTEVYIFFIDVRAFGKGYEEFYEMAAREYDVKIVRGKVAEIYEDPKTKKLLVRAEDSLVGEPIEMEFDMVVLATAVKPSAGAEKIQQILKLSRSADGFFLEAHPKLRPVDTFTDGVFVAGMAQGPKDIPDTVAQAKGAAARAAALMGKGEVAIEPYYAVVNEEICSGCKTCSGICPYGAISYNEDGRAVINSALCKGCGACAAACPSNAIEPNHFKFRQIMEQILAAFE